The following are encoded together in the Bacillus cereus group sp. RP43 genome:
- a CDS encoding permease, whose product MVFNRVSKELIGIALIAIFLFLLFFVDFTSLANLHKSMPQEWLNVNTVFLSIIFEAIPFILLGVIVSSLIQVFVTEDMIQKVMPRSPIVAMIPAIFVGILFPMCECVIIPIVRRLIQKGLPLHVGIVILLSAPIMNPVVLVSTVYAFQKNDAVVYARFGITILVALFIGLIVYYCYRGRNVLKDVEVPVQKKQKKSWKDVMNHTVDEFFDTGKYLLIGAFLASVVQTFFDRNVLDTVAQNEVIAPIVMMGFGYVLSICSAADAFIAASFGHVFSVKALLAFLVFGPMLDMKNTLMLFAYFQKRFVFFLIGIVILSVYTILQITML is encoded by the coding sequence TTATTATTTTTTGTGGATTTTACAAGTCTAGCAAATTTGCATAAAAGTATGCCGCAAGAATGGCTGAATGTGAATACGGTGTTTTTAAGTATTATTTTTGAAGCAATACCCTTTATTTTATTAGGGGTAATTGTGTCTTCTCTCATCCAAGTGTTTGTGACAGAAGATATGATTCAAAAAGTAATGCCAAGGTCTCCGATTGTTGCAATGATTCCAGCTATATTTGTCGGAATCCTTTTTCCAATGTGTGAATGTGTCATTATACCAATTGTAAGAAGACTTATTCAAAAAGGGCTCCCTCTTCATGTGGGAATTGTCATTTTACTGAGTGCACCTATTATGAATCCAGTTGTTCTTGTATCTACTGTATATGCGTTTCAAAAAAATGATGCCGTTGTATATGCACGCTTTGGGATAACAATTCTTGTTGCTCTATTCATAGGTCTAATTGTGTATTATTGCTATCGCGGGAGAAATGTTTTAAAAGACGTAGAGGTTCCGGTTCAGAAAAAACAAAAAAAGAGTTGGAAAGATGTTATGAATCACACTGTAGATGAGTTTTTTGATACTGGTAAGTATTTATTAATTGGAGCTTTTTTAGCGAGCGTAGTTCAAACATTTTTTGACCGGAATGTACTTGATACAGTAGCACAAAACGAAGTGATTGCCCCAATTGTTATGATGGGGTTTGGTTATGTTTTATCAATTTGTTCAGCAGCGGATGCGTTTATAGCGGCATCTTTTGGACATGTTTTCTCAGTAAAGGCGCTTCTCGCATTTCTTGTGTTTGGGCCTATGCTTGATATGAAAAATACGTTAATGCTATTTGCATATTTTCAAAAGAGATTTGTATTCTTTTTGATTGGAATTGTTATTTTATCCGTGTATACCATCTTGCAAATCACAATGTTATAG
- a CDS encoding TIGR03943 family protein produces the protein MEKEEQQAYHGYIRGIILIGLAMLLFKLLVTGNIYNFIAPKMIKFSYIAFVVILLLGSIQVWGNGKEEEDDCNCCTHHRKSRTKSFFVYVLFVVPIISAFLYGSVTIDGSLAVKRGMNQSAQAISMEKNEKEGRQVSSDWREVLVDQDEPSNLKATYQTEEQVAKSMLGQRKIQVEDKNYVQTMNIIGQDINGFKGKEITFSGFIYNDKDVTGNKVVVARYGITCCIADASVWGMIVTGQTVEKFPEETWVKITGLLDETTYKRTLFPLVKISKVEKINKPADPYVYDALPQ, from the coding sequence TTGGAGAAAGAGGAGCAACAGGCATATCATGGCTATATTCGTGGCATTATTTTAATTGGTTTAGCAATGCTCTTATTTAAACTACTTGTAACAGGAAATATTTATAATTTTATCGCTCCAAAAATGATTAAATTTTCGTATATAGCTTTTGTAGTAATTTTACTTCTTGGTTCCATACAAGTTTGGGGAAATGGGAAAGAGGAAGAAGATGATTGTAATTGTTGTACGCATCATAGGAAATCAAGGACAAAAAGTTTCTTTGTATACGTTTTATTTGTTGTTCCAATTATTAGTGCTTTTCTATATGGAAGTGTAACAATTGACGGAAGTTTAGCAGTAAAAAGGGGCATGAATCAAAGTGCACAGGCGATAAGTATGGAAAAGAACGAAAAAGAGGGAAGGCAGGTAAGTTCTGATTGGCGAGAAGTATTAGTTGATCAAGATGAACCCTCGAATTTAAAAGCGACTTATCAAACGGAAGAGCAAGTAGCAAAAAGTATGTTAGGGCAGCGCAAAATACAAGTAGAGGATAAGAATTATGTTCAAACAATGAATATAATTGGCCAGGATATTAACGGGTTTAAAGGGAAAGAAATTACATTCTCAGGGTTTATATATAATGATAAAGATGTGACGGGGAATAAAGTAGTAGTGGCTCGCTATGGCATAACCTGTTGTATTGCGGATGCATCAGTCTGGGGGATGATTGTTACGGGACAAACCGTTGAAAAATTCCCAGAAGAAACATGGGTGAAAATAACAGGATTATTAGATGAAACGACATATAAAAGAACGCTATTTCCGCTTGTGAAAATAAGTAAAGTGGAGAAGATCAATAAGCCAGCAGATCCATATGTATATGATGCTTTACCCCAATAA
- a CDS encoding class I SAM-dependent methyltransferase, with protein sequence MNWVTHKPSFEFENFSPIIRSQSAWSGHLDFAYDLVRFEEPETLVELGTHLGASFFSFCQGVKDGGLATKCFAVDTWAGDGHTGPYGEGVFQMVEKVVSDNYLNIGNLIRSTFDEALDQFQDETINLLHIDGYHTYEAVSHDYKTWLPKVAKNGIVLFHDIEVKNGDFGVYKFWDEVKVKHPHFQFGHSYGLGVLFPKGCSDKFSEILKNKEEIQNMYK encoded by the coding sequence ATGAACTGGGTTACTCATAAACCATCGTTTGAATTTGAAAATTTTAGTCCTATTATTCGGTCACAATCTGCGTGGAGTGGGCATTTAGATTTCGCATATGATTTAGTAAGATTTGAAGAACCAGAAACTTTAGTTGAGTTAGGTACGCATTTAGGTGCTTCCTTTTTTAGTTTTTGCCAGGGGGTAAAAGATGGTGGGTTAGCCACAAAATGTTTTGCTGTAGATACTTGGGCTGGAGATGGGCATACAGGTCCATATGGAGAAGGGGTTTTTCAAATGGTAGAAAAAGTGGTGAGCGATAACTACCTGAATATAGGAAATCTAATTCGATCCACTTTTGATGAGGCTCTGGATCAGTTTCAAGATGAAACGATAAATCTTTTGCATATTGATGGCTATCATACGTATGAAGCTGTTTCTCATGATTATAAAACATGGTTACCTAAAGTTGCGAAAAACGGTATTGTATTATTTCATGATATTGAAGTTAAAAACGGTGATTTCGGTGTGTATAAGTTTTGGGATGAGGTCAAGGTGAAACACCCTCATTTTCAGTTTGGGCATTCATATGGACTCGGAGTTTTATTTCCGAAAGGTTGTAGCGATAAGTTTTCGGAAATACTTAAAAATAAAGAAGAGATACAAAATATGTATAAATAA
- the nhaC gene encoding Na+/H+ antiporter NhaC, whose amino-acid sequence MKSVRLPSMLEIIILLCLFLAVVFSFQTIFDLPIQLALFISWFLVIALGLRLGFRYQELQDAITKGISNGLEAILILVAVGALIGTWIAGGVVPTLIYYGLEFIHPSIFLLATLIICSITSIATGTSWGTVGTAGIAMMAIGEGLGLPLPLVAGAVLSGAYFGDKLSPLSDSTVLAASMAKVDVIAHVRAMLVLDVPAFIITSIMFTVAGWMYGGDNVDLNRVEFLKEALLKHFDIKIWMLVPAVIVIALLALKKPSMPTIAMGALIGAIWATIFQGMHFGEAIGTAYNGFSIQSGVEFVDKLLNRGGINGMLGSVAVIIFGLGFGGLLEKLGVLKVIVSKFEKKLNSAGNVTLSTLIVAFLANIFGCAMYVSLILTPKIMEDSYDKLKIDRRVLARNSEVGGTLTSGMVPWSDNGIFMAGILGVATFSYVPFMWLSFVSLILAVIYGYTGKFIWYVDDAEKGKQAS is encoded by the coding sequence ATGAAAAGTGTAAGATTACCATCGATGCTAGAAATTATTATTCTTTTATGCCTATTTCTTGCTGTCGTCTTTTCCTTCCAAACGATTTTTGATCTCCCAATTCAATTAGCGCTATTTATTTCATGGTTTTTAGTTATTGCGCTTGGATTAAGATTAGGATTTCGTTATCAAGAATTGCAAGATGCAATTACGAAAGGAATTTCTAATGGATTAGAAGCAATTCTTATTTTAGTTGCAGTTGGAGCTTTAATTGGAACATGGATTGCTGGTGGGGTTGTACCTACATTAATTTATTATGGATTAGAATTCATTCACCCTAGCATCTTCTTATTGGCAACTTTAATTATTTGTTCAATAACTTCTATTGCGACAGGAACATCATGGGGAACAGTTGGAACAGCTGGTATTGCTATGATGGCAATTGGTGAAGGGCTTGGATTACCACTGCCGCTTGTTGCGGGTGCAGTTCTTTCAGGAGCTTATTTCGGAGACAAATTATCACCACTTTCTGATAGCACAGTTCTTGCAGCTTCCATGGCGAAAGTAGATGTTATTGCTCACGTTCGAGCTATGCTAGTATTAGACGTTCCAGCTTTTATTATTACCAGCATTATGTTTACTGTTGCTGGATGGATGTATGGCGGGGATAATGTAGATTTAAATAGAGTAGAGTTTTTAAAAGAAGCTTTATTAAAGCACTTTGATATTAAAATATGGATGCTTGTTCCAGCTGTAATTGTTATTGCGCTATTGGCGCTGAAGAAACCTTCTATGCCAACAATTGCTATGGGAGCTTTAATTGGTGCAATTTGGGCAACTATTTTCCAAGGGATGCACTTTGGAGAGGCAATTGGAACAGCATATAACGGATTCTCAATTCAATCTGGTGTCGAGTTTGTCGATAAGTTATTAAACCGTGGTGGAATTAACGGTATGCTTGGTTCAGTAGCCGTTATTATTTTCGGCTTAGGTTTTGGTGGACTACTTGAAAAGCTAGGTGTTTTAAAAGTAATCGTATCAAAATTTGAGAAGAAATTAAATTCTGCAGGTAATGTAACGTTGTCTACGTTAATCGTGGCATTCTTAGCTAATATATTTGGTTGTGCGATGTACGTATCACTTATTTTAACACCGAAAATTATGGAAGATAGCTATGATAAATTAAAAATAGACCGCCGTGTATTAGCGCGTAACTCAGAAGTAGGTGGAACGTTAACTTCTGGTATGGTTCCGTGGTCGGATAATGGTATTTTTATGGCTGGTATTTTAGGTGTAGCAACGTTCTCATACGTTCCGTTTATGTGGTTAAGCTTTGTTTCATTAATTTTGGCAGTTATTTACGGATATACAGGAAAATTCATTTGGTATGTAGATGACGCTGAAAAAGGAAAGCAAGCATCATAA
- the fumC gene encoding class II fumarate hydratase produces the protein MEYRIERDTLGEMKVPADKLWAAQTQRSKENFPIGTEHMPLEIVKAFAILKKSAAISNQKLGKLSEEKTQAIVEAADEVIAEKWNEHFPLVVWQTGSGTQSNMNVNEVIANRGNQILKEKGSDVHIHPNDDVNMSQSSNDTFPTALHVACVIAVENHVLPAITKLKETLAEKVTAFEHIIKIGRTHLQDATPLTLGQEISGWHRMLEKTERMIADSNTYMKELAIGGTAVGTGINAHPKFGEMVAEEISLFTGKQFVSAPNKFHALTSHDEVVFAHGALKALAADLMKIANDVRWLASGPRSGLGEIIIPANEPGSSIMPGKVNPTQSEALTMVVAQVMGNDTTIGFAASQGNFELNVFKPVIAYNFLQSAHLLADATVSFNDKCAVGIEADVEVINENVNRSLMLVTALNPHIGYENAAKIAKHAHKDGLTLKEAAMQSGLLTEEQFDEIVDPKKMIAPKE, from the coding sequence ATGGAGTATAGAATTGAAAGAGATACATTAGGAGAAATGAAAGTTCCAGCTGATAAATTATGGGCAGCACAAACGCAGCGTAGTAAGGAAAATTTTCCGATTGGAACAGAGCATATGCCACTTGAAATTGTAAAAGCATTTGCGATTTTAAAGAAGAGTGCAGCGATTAGCAATCAAAAATTAGGGAAGTTATCAGAAGAAAAAACACAAGCAATTGTGGAAGCTGCTGATGAAGTTATCGCAGAAAAATGGAATGAACATTTTCCACTTGTCGTATGGCAAACCGGTAGTGGTACACAATCGAATATGAATGTAAATGAAGTAATTGCAAACCGCGGTAATCAAATTTTGAAAGAAAAGGGATCTGACGTACATATTCATCCGAATGATGACGTGAACATGTCTCAAAGTTCAAATGATACGTTCCCAACAGCACTTCATGTAGCGTGTGTAATTGCGGTAGAAAATCATGTATTGCCAGCTATTACGAAATTAAAAGAAACATTAGCAGAAAAAGTAACTGCATTTGAACATATTATTAAAATCGGTCGTACGCATTTACAAGATGCAACACCTTTAACGTTAGGACAAGAAATTAGTGGATGGCACCGTATGCTTGAAAAAACAGAGCGTATGATTGCAGATAGCAATACATATATGAAAGAATTAGCAATTGGTGGTACTGCAGTTGGAACTGGAATTAATGCACACCCTAAATTTGGTGAGATGGTAGCAGAAGAAATTAGTCTGTTCACAGGTAAACAATTTGTTTCTGCACCAAATAAATTCCATGCGTTAACGAGTCATGATGAAGTTGTATTTGCACACGGAGCATTAAAAGCATTAGCTGCTGATTTAATGAAGATAGCTAATGATGTGCGCTGGCTTGCAAGTGGTCCACGAAGTGGTCTTGGGGAAATTATTATTCCTGCAAATGAACCAGGAAGCTCTATTATGCCAGGGAAAGTAAATCCAACGCAAAGCGAAGCGCTAACAATGGTTGTAGCACAAGTCATGGGGAATGACACAACAATCGGATTTGCTGCAAGCCAAGGTAATTTTGAGCTAAATGTATTCAAACCAGTTATTGCATACAACTTCCTGCAATCAGCTCACCTATTAGCTGATGCAACTGTTTCATTTAATGATAAATGTGCAGTCGGTATTGAAGCAGATGTAGAAGTAATTAATGAAAATGTAAATCGTTCATTAATGCTTGTAACCGCACTAAACCCACATATCGGGTATGAAAATGCCGCGAAAATTGCAAAGCATGCTCATAAAGATGGGTTAACTTTAAAAGAAGCAGCAATGCAATCGGGATTACTAACAGAAGAGCAATTTGATGAAATTGTAGACCCGAAAAAAATGATCGCTCCGAAAGAATAA